The genomic region TGAGACTCGTCGGCATCCAACATTGGATGCTATGCGTACTCCACGAAGTCAGTCAATGTGACTTTGGTGCAACGGTCACGGAAGGCGGTGGAAAACGGGACAGGTGGATGCCCCCGGATCGGGGCCTGCCGGGGCTGGGCACGTTTTTCCCCGCCAGCGTAACTTCTACATTCCTCCCCGATTCCGAGCAGCGCGCAAATCCCACGGCTAGAGCGACTTTCTGCTGGTACTCCGCTTGCGAGAGTTGATGGTGGAGGAGACTGAACTTCCGACCGAGGAGCCCGATGGCCGAGCGGACACTGGCAGAACGGCCCAATAGCCTGCCCACAGGACATCTTGTAGGAGCGGCAGAACACCCCTAAGCTGCGGGGCGGAGTCCAGGAGTGGGGATGGATCACACGCGCAATCCGCTGCTTGCTCCCTTGGCCGCCCCCCCGGCCCGCACCCGGCAATTCGGCGCCAGCTTGCTCTCGCATGTGGCTGTGCTGATGGTTTTGGCGCTTATCCCTATCACCCATCCCGAGGTGGTTCCCCGGAGGTCGAATTCCACCTACCTGGTGATGCCGCTGCTCACCGAGTATCAGCCTCCCAAGCACGTGCCGGAGGCGCCGACAGTGAAACTGCCGCCGGCGCCGCGGGCGCCCGAGACATTCGCGCGCCTGCAACCTCCGCCTTTGCCCCGACGGGTGGAGCGCGAGGTCGAGCCTCCCAAAATCGCGCCGGCGAAGTTCGACCCGAAGATCGTGCCGCCGGTCGCGGTCCAACCCAAACCGGTACGTGAGGTCAAGACCGGCCTCCTGAGCCAGGGAAGTTCTGCTCCGCCGACCGTGAAGGCGCCGGTGAGCAAAGTGCAGACCGGCGGCTTCGGAGATGAGAACGGCGTGAATGGCGAGGGCCGCCGTGATGCCCGGCTGGTGGTGGCCCATCTGGGCTCCCCGGACCTGCCCTTCGGTGGGCGCGGGTACGGCAACGGATCGGGGGACGCGCGCGGCGTCCGCGGCACGGTCGCTAGCGCCGGATTCGGTAACGGAGTGGCCACCAGCGTGACCGGTGGCAATGCGCGCCAGGTCCAGGCCGGAGGATTCGGGGACGGAGCAGCGGTCGGCTCCGCACCGGCGCGCCGCATGCAGCGCGAGGCCGGCGACGTCAAGCCGGTCGAGATCATCTCCAAGCCCCGCCCGGTCTATACCGCCGAGGCGCGGCAGTTGAAGATCGAGGGGGAAGTCCTGCTCGATGTCACTTTCGGGGCTGACGGCACGCTGCGCGTCCAACGTGTGGACCGCGGTCTGGGACACGGTCTGGATGAGGCGGCCATCCGCGCCGCCCAACAGATCCGCTTCCGCCCGGCCCGGCGCGATGGACAGCCCTTCGACACCGTGGCCGTCCTGCACATTGTCTTTGAACTGGCATATTGAGCCGCAGCGCGACTTGCGCGCGCGGTGGGGGAATATATGAAGAAAGCAACGCTGCTCCTGAGCACCCTTTTGCTGGCTTCGATGGCGCTGGCGGAATCGCCTGCGGTCACGGAAGAACAGGCCATCGACCGCTTCATCGCGCGCGAACAATTGCTGGTGCAGAACCTGCATAACTTCTCCCCGCTGGTCGAGACCTACATCCAGCACATGCGGCCGGACGCCGAGCTGGGTTCGGTGCCGGAGAAGGACGAGTACTTCCTGGGGCGCATGCAACTGACCAATGTCGTCCGTCAGGAGAGCTATAGCGGGACCCGGGGCCGCCCGCGCAGGTTCCTGGACGCCATCACCGGCATGTTCACGCTCCGCTTCGCGCCCGAAGGGTTTGACGGGCTCGTTCTGGTGGACGGGGAGCACTTCGACCGCGCCCATTACGATTTCCGCTTCGTCCGGCGGGAGTTCCTGGGAGACATCCGCACCCTGGTCTATGACGTGACCCCCAAGAAAGGGATGAAGTCGGGTTTCCTGGGACGCATCTGGGTGGAGGACCAGGAATTCAACATCGTTCGCTTCAACGGCACCCACCAGAACGCGGGCATGTTCCAGTACCAGTTCCATTTCGACAGCTGGCGGCAGAACGTCCGGCCGGGCTTGTGGCTGCCGACCGTGGTGTACAACGAAGAATCGGGCATGAAGGTGGGGATGTTCCGCACTCTGCGCTTCAAGTCGCAGACCCGGCTCTGGGGCTACGATCCGCACTTCAACGGACTGGATTCCGAGCTGACCTCGATCAAAGTGGAGTCCAAGACCGGGGCCCAGGACCACAGCCAGACCGCCGACGAGTATTCGCCGCTTCTCAGCCAGCGCATGTTCGAAGGCGAGGCCGAGCAGAACCTGGTGGAGCGCCTGGAGCGCGCCGGCCTGATCGCCCCCAAGGGCGAAGTGGACAAGGTCCTCGACACCGTGGTCAACAACCTGGAGATCACCAACAACCTCGATATCCAGCCCGAAGTACGCTGCCGGGTGCTGCTGACCTCGCCGCTGGAATCCTTCACCGTGGGCCACACCATCGTGCTCAGCCGCGGCCTGATCGACACCCTGCCTGACGAAGCCAGCCTGGCGGCGGTGCTGGCGCGCGAGCTGGCGCACATCACGCTCGGGCATCGACTCGACACCAAGTACTCCTTCGCCGATCGCACATTGTTCGCTGACGCCAAGACCTTCCAGTCGGTCAGCCTGCGCCGTACCGAACCCGAGGAAGTCGCGGCCGACACCAAGGCGATCGCCTTGCTCAAGAACTCGCCTTACTCCGCCAAGATGGGGAACGCAGGCTTGTTCCTGCGCCAACTGCAGGCCCGCGCCGGTTCGCTGCCCAGCCTGACCACGCCACGCATCGGGAACCCGATGATCCAGGGCGAGCGGGTCGTAATGTCGGAACTGGCCAGCAGCGCGCCGCAGCTGGAGATGCAGCGCACCGAGCAAGTGGCCGCCCTGCCGCTGGGCGCGCGAGTGAAGCTGGACCCCTGGAGCAACTCCATCGAGCTGCTGAAAGCGCGACCGGTACCTGTGCTCTCGGCGCGGGAGAAGATGCCTTTCGAGGTCACACCGCTGCGGCCTTACCTGAAACGCCTGTCGGGCGACGCCGCCGCTCCGGAGACCGCCGCAGATGCGACCCCGCAGACCGCCGCCGCGGATTCCGTCGGCACGCCGACTTCCCAGGCCGCGCCAGCAACCGATACCAACCGCCGCATGAACATCGTCCACATCACCGACTCGAAGCAGCCCTGACCGCCGCCTCTCCGCCGAACGGCACAGCTCTGAAGGGCTGTGCCGTTTCTTGTTGGTCGCATAGAGCGCATTCGATCCTCTGTTAGAATCACGCAAAACCCTTCTTTGGGTCGCTTGCGCACTCCTTCTGAAATCTCGGCGCCTTCCGCCATGGCCACCGCAGCCGCGCAAGATCCTGCTGCCGCCGAACTCTGGCGTCCCTTC from Terriglobales bacterium harbors:
- a CDS encoding TonB family protein yields the protein MDHTRNPLLAPLAAPPARTRQFGASLLSHVAVLMVLALIPITHPEVVPRRSNSTYLVMPLLTEYQPPKHVPEAPTVKLPPAPRAPETFARLQPPPLPRRVEREVEPPKIAPAKFDPKIVPPVAVQPKPVREVKTGLLSQGSSAPPTVKAPVSKVQTGGFGDENGVNGEGRRDARLVVAHLGSPDLPFGGRGYGNGSGDARGVRGTVASAGFGNGVATSVTGGNARQVQAGGFGDGAAVGSAPARRMQREAGDVKPVEIISKPRPVYTAEARQLKIEGEVLLDVTFGADGTLRVQRVDRGLGHGLDEAAIRAAQQIRFRPARRDGQPFDTVAVLHIVFELAY
- a CDS encoding M48 family metalloprotease, coding for MKKATLLLSTLLLASMALAESPAVTEEQAIDRFIAREQLLVQNLHNFSPLVETYIQHMRPDAELGSVPEKDEYFLGRMQLTNVVRQESYSGTRGRPRRFLDAITGMFTLRFAPEGFDGLVLVDGEHFDRAHYDFRFVRREFLGDIRTLVYDVTPKKGMKSGFLGRIWVEDQEFNIVRFNGTHQNAGMFQYQFHFDSWRQNVRPGLWLPTVVYNEESGMKVGMFRTLRFKSQTRLWGYDPHFNGLDSELTSIKVESKTGAQDHSQTADEYSPLLSQRMFEGEAEQNLVERLERAGLIAPKGEVDKVLDTVVNNLEITNNLDIQPEVRCRVLLTSPLESFTVGHTIVLSRGLIDTLPDEASLAAVLARELAHITLGHRLDTKYSFADRTLFADAKTFQSVSLRRTEPEEVAADTKAIALLKNSPYSAKMGNAGLFLRQLQARAGSLPSLTTPRIGNPMIQGERVVMSELASSAPQLEMQRTEQVAALPLGARVKLDPWSNSIELLKARPVPVLSAREKMPFEVTPLRPYLKRLSGDAAAPETAADATPQTAAADSVGTPTSQAAPATDTNRRMNIVHITDSKQP